The genomic region GGCCGGCGGTGGCCACGCGCAGGCACCTGCAACGGGTGCTGTCGCGGGTGCAGCTGTTGCAGATCGACTCGGTGAACGTGGCGGTGCGCGCCCACTACATGCCCCTGTTCTCGCGCTTGGGGGCGTATGAGTCCGTGCTGCTCGACGACGCGGCGTGGACGCACTCGTCGCGCAAGCCGCGGATGCTGGTGGAGACGTGGGCGCACGAGGCGTCGCTGGTGCCGGTCGCGGACTGGCCGCTGTTCCACTCCGGCGCGAAGAAACGCGGTTGGTGGCAGAACTACCAGACGTTGGTGGAGCGCTCGCCCCAGCTCGTCGACGAGGTGCTGGCGGCGGTCAAGGAGCTCGGCCCGATCGGTGCGGGCGCGCTGGAGAAGGCGCTGATGGGCGAGCGGGGCCGGGCGAAGGGCCCGTGGTGGGACTGGTCGGAGGTCAAGCGGATCTGCGAGGTGCTGTTCGGCGTCGGCGTGCTGACGACGGGCACGCGCCGCGGCTTCGAACGCCTCTACGACCTCACCGAGCGCGTCATCCCGGCGGACGTGCTGGCCCAGCGGTGGACACCGGACGAGGGCGCGCGCGAACTGGTCACGCGAGCGGCCGTGGCGCTGGGCGTCGCCACCGAGCCGGACCTGCGCGACTACTACCGCCTCGACCCGCGCCGCTCGCAGGCGGCGGTGGCGTCGCTGGCGCAGGACGGCGTGCTGGAACCGGTGTCGGTCGACGGCTGGCGCGGCCCCGCCTACCGGCACGTCGACGCGAAGGCCCCGCGCCGGGTCACCGGGCGGGCGCTGCTGTGCCCGTTCGACCCGCTGATCTGGGAGCGGGCCAGGACCGAGCGGATCTTCGGCTTCCGGTACCGCATCGAGATCTACGTGCCGGAGCCGCGGCGGGTGCACGGCTACTACGTGTTCCCGTTCCTGCTGGACGGCGAGCTGGTGGCACGCGTGGACATCAAGGCGGACCGGGCGGCGGGGGTGCTGCGGGTGCAGTCGGCGTTCGCGGAGGCCGGGGTGGACCGGCCGCGGGTGGCGGTGGAGCTGGCGGCGGAGCTGGCGCACATGGCGGAGTGGCTGGGGCTGGAGGACGTGCTGGTGGTGCCGAAGGGGGATCTGGCGGGAGAGCTGGCGGCGGCGCACGCGTCGGGTGGTGGGTGAGGCAGGGCGGTAGCGGTGGCGTGTGTGTTGGGTAGTGGGTGAGGCGGGGCTGGCGGTGGGCGTGTGCGTCGGGTGAGGCGGGCGAGCAGGCGGCGGCGGCGTGTGCGTGGAGTGGCGGGAGGCGGGCTGGAGCGGGGCGTGCGTCGAGTGGCCGGTGAGGCGGGGAGCTGGTGGCGGGACGTGCGTCGGAGTGGCCGGTGAGGTGGGAGGAGCGAAACGTGCGGGTCGTGGGCGGTGTGCTCGGTTGCGGCGTTGTAGCGGTAGCGGGTGTGCGTGGCCCGCGTTTCCTCATTCACGGGCGTCCAGTGGTGGGTGATCCGGCCGTGAATGAGACGACTGCGGGGGACGGATCAGGACACGGTTCACCTGACTGGGTGAAAGCCAGGCGTCCGGGCGATGCGGACGGGAAGGAGTGATCGCGGCCACGGCGGGAGACGCGCCTCGGACAAGTATTGGATGACAGATGTTGAAATCTGTCAGTCCAAGGTGCATAGTCGAACTCATCCACAGATGAGGAGTTCGTCATGCAGAAGCGTCAGCTCGGCAACACCGGCCCGGTCGTGTCCGCCATCGGGTTGGGCTGCATGGGCATGTCCAACGCGTACGGCCCGGCCGACCGGGACGAGAGCATCGCGACGATCCACGCCGCGATGGACGCCGAGGTCACGTTGCTCGACACCGGTGACTTCTACGGTCAGGGCCACAACGAGCTGCTGATCCGCGAGGCGATCAAGGGGCGGCGGGACGAGGTGCAGCTCAGCGTGAAGTTCGGGGGCATGCGGGACCGGGCCGGCGCGTTCATCGGGTTCGACACGCGTCCGGCGGCGGTGGCCAACTTCCTGGCGTACTCGCTGGAGCGGCTGGGCACGGACTACGTCGACGTCTACCGGCCGGCGCGGCTCGACCCGAGCGTGCCGATCGAGGAGACGGTCGGTGCGATCGCCGAGCAGGTCGAGAAGGGCTGGGTGCGGCACATCGGGCTGTCGGAGGTGGGGGCGGAGACGCTCAGGAGGGCGCACGCGGTGCACCCGATCGTCGACCTGCAGATCGAGTACGGCCTGCTCAGCAGGGGCATCGAGGCGGAGATCCTGCCGACCGCGCAGGAGCTCGGCGTCGGCATCACGGCGTACGGCGTGCTGTCGCGCGGGCTCATCTCGGCCACGCCCGCGAGGGAGTTCCCGGCCGACGACTACCGCAGCCACACCCCGCGGTTCCAGGGCGACAACCTGGCCCACAACCTCGGGCTGGTCGAGACGCTCAACGGCATCGCCGCGAGCAAGGGCGTCACCGTCGCGCAGCTCGCGATCGCGTGGGCCGGGCGCGTGGAGAACGTGGTGCCGCTCGTCGGCACGACCAAGCGTGCGAGGCTGAGCGAGGCGATCGGTGCGCTCGACGTCGAGTTCACCGAGCAGGAACTGCGGGAGATCGACGCCGTTGTTCCGGTGGGGGCCGCGGCGGGCACGCGGTACGCCGCCGAGCAGATGGCGATGCTGGACAGCGAGAGGTGAGCGAAGTGGCGGAGGTGTTGACCGGGGAGGCGATCCTCGTGGCGACCGAAGAGGTCCTGCGCAGGTACGGGCCGGCCAAGGCGACGGTGGTCGACGTCGCCAAGGCGCTCGGGGTCAGCCACGGCAGCGTCTACCGCCACTTCCCGACCAAGGCCGCGTTGCGCGAGGCCGTGACGCGGCGCTGGCTCGACGTGGTGCACGCCGAGTTCGAGGCCATCGTCGAGCAGGAGGGCACCGCGGCGGAGCGGTTGCGGGTGTGGCTGCAGGCGTTGTTCGACAAGAAGCGCCGCTCGCACCTCGAGGAACCGGAGCTGTTCGAGAACTTCCAGGTGCTGGTCAAGGAAAGCGCGAGCATTCCCGAGTACCACGTCCGGCACATGGTGGGGATCCTCACGCGCATCATCCGCGCGGGAGTGGAAACCCAGGAGTTCGTGACGGACGACGTCGACGTGACGGCGCAGGCGGTGTGGGACGCGACGGACAAGTTCCACCACCCGTCGCACGCCCGGGAGTGGGGGAATCCTCACATCCAGGCCGAGTTCGACGCGGTCGTCTCCCTGGTCGTCGCTGGACTGCGGTACAACCGAAGTCCAAGTGCCACAGGCGATGCTTGAGGGTCACGGAGGTGAACGGTGCCGCCTGACGAGTGGATCGACCTGCTGGGAGCGCCCGAGCGGCGTCCTGACCCGGTTGACTGGGACGCGGTCAAAGCACGCCTGGGCACACCGTTGCCGACCGACTACGTGCACCTGGCGGAGGCGTATCCCCCGCTCATCGTCGGCGGGTACGTCCGCATCCTGCACCCCACGGCGCGCGCCGGGTTCATGAACTGGATGTCGCAGGCGCCCAAGGCTCTGCGGGCGGTGCGGCGCCAGCCGGGCCTGCGCGCGCACCCGGAACGGCCGGGGCTGCTGCCCTGGGGCACGACGCTGGGCGGCGACCACTGCCTCTGGTACACCGGCGGCGAACCGGACGAGTGGACCGTCGTGATCACCGACCTGCGCCAGAGCTGGTCCTACGACGGCAACTTCTCCACGTTCATCAGGAAGTTCCTGACCGCGGAGCTGCGGTGCCCGATCTTCCCGGACGACGTCCCCGGCGGCTCCAAACCGTTCCAGGAGCCGTAGGGACGCCGTCCGGGCTCATCCGACCCCCGGTCAGCTGGTGGCGGCGGTGACGAGAGCGGAGCCGCTGCCGGTGCGGCCGGTGATCGTCAGCGCGGCGTCGCCCAGAGGCACGTCGGAGACGTCGAGGTCGCTGCGGGCACCGCCGGACGTGGACACGAGGTCGATCTTGGCGAGGGTGCCGGAACGGATGCCGACGCGGATGTTGCCGGAGCCGGTGCCGAGCTGGATCTCGCCGGCGGCGGCGTCGGCCACGGTCAGGTCGCCGCTGCCGGTGCGCACCATGACGTCACCCTGCACCGCGCCCAGCCACACGTCGCCGGTGCCGGTGATGAGGACGGCGTTGTCGCCCACCGACGACACCTCCACGTCACCGCTGCCGGTCTTGGCCTTGAGCCGCGCGAGCATCGTGCCGAGGCGGACCGTGCCGGAGCCCGAGTTCACCTTGGCCTCGCCGGTCGCGCGGTCCACGTTGACGTTGCCGGTGCCCGTGTTCAGGTCCACCCGGCCTGCCTCGCCCGTCACCGACACGTCGGCGGCACCGGTCTTGGACTGCACGTGAGACCCCGCCGGCGCCGTCACGACGACCGACAACGGCACCGCGCGCAACGGCAGCGCCTTCGACGACTCGATGCGCAGGCGGTTGCCCAGCAGCTCCACGCGGGCCTCCCGCACGGCGTCCTCCGGCCCGGCCGGCGCGGCGCCGCCCTTGTCGGGACCGAACTGGCCGCTGACCCAGCTCAGCACGCTGGACAGGCCCTCGGTCCAGGTGTTGCCGGCGGCCGGGTCGTGCCGCACCTCGACGTGCACACCCGGCTCGTTGACCAGCTGCACCTGCACCCGGCCGCTGAGCAGCGAGATGTCGATCTCCGCGACTCCCGCGAACTCGAAGCTCTGGTGGCGCACCACGCCTGACGGTTCACTCGACGGTTCGGTCATCCCGCTCACCCCTGCACCCATCCGCGGACGCGTGACCCGGCCTGGGCACCGCTCGATCCGCTCCACCCCTTGTGCTGCTGCTTCCAGTGCTCCCGGTGCTTGCCGTGGACGGCCCCGCCGACGGCCTGCTGGATGAACGAGTTCAGCGACACGCCCTGAGCGGCTGCCGCCTGCTCGGCCTTCGCCTTGAGCTCGTTGATCATCCGCAGGGTGATGCGGCTGATGTCACCGGTGGCGTCACCGGTGCCCCAGCTCGGCGGCGCGTCCTGCTGCGGGCCGGACTCCTGCTCGGGAGCCGAGCCGGTGACGACCACCTGGACGTCCCGGCCGGCCAGCCGGACCTCGACCACCTGGCCTTCCAGCGAGGCGGTGACCTCGGCGGCCAGGTCGGACAGTGCGTTCATGATTGCCAGTCGCGCGGCTGGTTCGAGCGCTGCGGACAACGCGGCGGCCGTTCGACGGGTGTTCTCGTCCCCCGCAGATGCGGCCGTCGCCAGGTCCTCGCGCAGTGACGCGATGTACGGCGACAGATCCATGACACCACTATGACGTCACCCGCGACATCGTGCAACCACCACCTGATGTCAGGGCTAGTGTCGGAGTCATGCCGAGAGTGCGTTTGGTGGCGAAAACCGAGTTCATCCCGCCGGACGACGTGCCGTGGTCGACCGACGCGGACGGCGGCGCGGCGCTCGTCGAGTTCGCCGGCCGGGCCTGTTACCAGTCCTGGGACCGCTCCAACCCCATGACGAACACGAACGCGACGTTCCTGCACCACCTGCTCGACGTCGGGCACCTGGCGGCGTTCGAGCACGGCAGCGCCTCGCTCTACCTCACCGAACTGCCGCGCTCGCTCACCCACGAGCTCATCCGGCACCGGCACTTCTCGTACTCGCAGCTCTCCCAGCGCACCGACCCGACCGACGTCGTCGAGCCGTCGCTGATCGCCGAGGACCCCGAGCTGCACGCGCGGTTCGTCGCGGCCACCGAGGCGAGCCTGAAGGCCTACGAGGACCTGGTGGCCAGCCTGGAGCAGAGGGTCAACGGCCGGCGCGCCCGGCAGATCGCCAGGTCGGTGCTGCCGAACGCGACCGGCACCGAGATCGTCGTGACGGGCAACTACCGCTCGTGGCGGCACTTCATCGCGATGCGCGCGACCGAGCACATCAACGTCGAACTGCGCGAACTGGCCGTGGCGTGCCTGCGCGAGCTGACGAAGGCGGCGCCCAACGCGTTCGCGGACTTCGTCATCTCGACACTCCCGGACGGCACAGAAGTTGCTTCGAGCCCGCTGGTGGTTGAAGGCTGACGCCCATGAAGCGGCTCATCGTGGACGTCCGGCCGGGCGAGTACACCGTCACCCGCCTGGCGTCCGACGCACAGCTCCCCGCCGGGCTGCTCGACCTGACCGACGTCCTGGTGTCCGTGACCAGGACGCCCGCCGAGGTGTCGGTCATCGCGCCGTCGTCGTTCGCGGTGCCCGCGGACACCGCCGAGACGGGCTGGCGGCTGCTCACCGTGCGCGGTCCGCTGGAGTTCACGCTCACCGGCATCATGGCCGCGCTCGCGGGTGAACTGGCCGCGGCGGGCGTCTCGCTGTTCGCGTTGTCCACCTACGACACCGACCACCTGCTGGTGAAGCACACCGACCTGGAACGGGCCGTGGCGGCGTTGCGTGCCGCAGGTCACGAACTGGTGGTAGCACCGGAAGCCTAGGAACCGATCACCTGTTCGGCGGGTCTGAAGTACCGTCAACGCCCCCCGGCTCCGTTCCCTAGGAGATGCACGTTGCACGGACAGGCTGTGGAACCGCGGATCATCGCGGGCAGATACGCCCTGATGGCCGAGCTCGGCCGCGGTGGCATGGGCATCGTGTGGCGCGCACAGGACCGTCACATCGGGCGTTTCGTCGCCATCAAGGAACTGCACCTGCCGGACGGCATCGCGCACGAGGAACGCCGTGTGCTCGAAGAGCGCGCTCTGCGTGAGGCACGCACGGCCGGGAAGTTGAACGACCCCGGCATCGTGACCGTCTACGACGCGATCAACGAGAACGGCACGACGTACATCATCATGGAGCTGGTCGAGGCGGCCACGCTCTCGACGTTGATCAGCGCGCACGGCCCGATGCCGCCGAACCAGGTCGTGTCGATCGCGCTGCAGGCGTTGACGGCGCTGGAGACCGCGCACCAGGCGAAGATCGTGCACCGTGACGTCAAGCCCGGCAACCTGATGGTCCGCCCGGACGGCAAGCTCAAGCTCACCGACTTCGGCATCGCCCAGGCCGTCGACGACCCGCGCCTCACGACCAGCGGCAGCCTCATCGGCTCGCCCGCCTACATGGCGCCGGAACGCATCCACGGCCACGAGGCCGGCCCCGCGTCCGACCTGTGGGCGCTCGGCGCGACCCTCTGCTACGCCGTCGAGGGCTGGAGCCCGTTCGAGCGCTCCTCCACCGCCTCGACGCTGCACGCGATCATGAGCGAGACCCCGCGGCTGACCCGCGCCACCGGCGTGCTGAGCGCCGTGATCACCGGTCTGCTGATCGCCGACCCGAACGCCCGGCTGTCCGGCCCGCAGGCCCGCGCGATGCTCTCCAGCATCGGCAACCAGCCCACGCCGCCCACCGGCATCCCGCCGGCCGCGACCCAGCAGTACCAGCAGAACACGGTCGCCGTCGACCCCGCGAAGAAGAAGCGCACGCGCATCATCGCGTTGGTCGCCGCCGCGGCCATCGCCGTCGCGGCGTTCGTCGGCGGTATCTACGCACACAGCTGGTTCACCTCTCCCACGGGCGGCAGCACCAGCGCGATGACCTACGGCGAGGGCGGCGAGGTGCCGGTCTTCGCCCTGTACGAGAACTACTGCGGCGTCGGCGAGGTCGCGCCCACCAAGCAGCTCGACTCCGACGCCCGCGAGGAGTGCGACAAGCCGCACGACTTCGAGGTGTTCGACGCGATCGACCTGCTCCCGCCCTCGTCGAACCTGCCCGACGCCGCATATCCGGGCGTGGAGACGCTGAAGAACGTCGGCGTCCCGCGCTGCCAGCTCATGCTCGACTCGCAGTGGATCAAGGACGGCTCGAAGCTGAAGATGTCCGTGCTGGTGCCCTCCCAGTCGGCCTGGGAGAAGGACAAGAGCGGCAGCGCCCAGCGCAAGATCTTCTGCGTCGCCGGCAACAAGGACGGCAGCAAGCTCGACGGCACCATCAGCGCGAAGAAGGACAACTAAGTGAAACGACGGGTCATCTCGCTCCTGCTCGCACTCGGCTGCACGGCCGGTCTGACCGCGTGCACGAACAACGAGGACAAGTTCGTCTCCGAGCTCAAGGCCGCCGGGTTCACCAACCCCGGCGAGCCCAGCACGGAGAAGGAGAAGAAGTCCAAGAAGGTCGGCAAGCGCACGGTCAAGTCCTCCGAGAAGACCATCGAGGTCGTGGTCAGGGTCAAGGGCTGCGACCTGGAGTTCGCGAAGATCTCCGGCCAGTCCGGCTACTGGCTCGACGAGCTGCACGTCAACGGCCAGGAACCGGAGTGGCCGAACTACCCGGAGAACCTCAACCGCGAGCAGACGATCGCCCTGCTGGCCGGCAGCTCCACCAAGCCGGACGGGTTCACCAGCTGCTACAAGCCGAACGAGGCGTGAGATGGGTCTGGCTCGTTCCGAACGCAAGGCGCTCGTCGAGCTCATGACCGAGCTCGGCCCGGAGGCGCCGACCCTGTGCAGCCCCTGGCTGACCAGGGACCTCGCCGCCCACCTCGCCATCCGCGAACGCCGCCCGGACACCGCACCGGGCATCTTGGTGCCGGCGTTCGCCAAGTGGACCGAGAAGGTCCAGGACGACTACGCGCACAAGGCGTGGAGCGAGCTGCTCGACCTCGTGCGCACGCCGCCGTTCTGGATCCAGCCGGTCGACGAGCTGATCAACGCGGGCGAGTACTTCGTGCACCACGAGGACGTGCGCCGCGCACAACCCGACTGGGAGCCACGGCCGTACGACGCCTCTCGCGAACGCACGCTGTGGAAGCTGCTGCCGATCACCGCGCGCATGACCTACCGCTCATCGCCCGTCGGGGTGACGTTGGTGCGCCCCGACGGTGACCACGTGGTGGCGAAGCAGGGCGCGAACGGCGTGGTGATCACGGGTGAGGTGACCGAGCTGGTCATGCTCGCGTTCGGGCGGGACCAGGTCCGGGTGGAATACAGCGGCGATCCCGATGCCGTGGCACGGGTGCGGTCGTTGAACCGAAGTGTGTGACCTCGGGTAACGTTCCGCGCATGTCCGGAAGCCCGTACGCTGCGCCGAACCGCCCGTTCGGCCGCGTTCTCACCGCCATGGTCACGCCCTTCGACGCGCGTGGCGAGGTCGACCTCGCCAAGGCCCAGGAGCTGGCGAAACACCTGGTGGACCTGGGCAACGACGGGCTGGTCGTGAACGGGACGACGGGGGAGAGCCCCACCACGACCGACCGGGAGAAGGCCGCGCTCATCACGGCGGTCGTCGAGGCCGTGGGCGACCGGGCGAGCGTGGTGGCGGGTGCGGGCACCTACGACACGGCGCACAGCATCCACCTCGTGCAGCAGGCCGAGAAGGCGGGCGCGCACGGGGCGCTGGTGGTGACGCCGTACTACTCGCGGCCACCGCAGGAGGGGCTGCTGGCGCACTTCACGGCCGTGGCCGACGCCTCGGACCTGCCGGTCATGCTCTACGACATCCCGCCCCGCGCGGTGGTGCCGATCGAGGTCGACACGATCCTGCGGCTCGCCGAGCACCCGCGGATCCTCGCCGTGAAGGACGCCAAGGGCGACCTGCACGCGGGCAGCCGGGTGCTCGCGAACACCGACCTCGCCTACTACTCGGGCGACGACCCGCTAAACCTGCCGTGGCTCGCCGTGGGCGCGGTCGGGTTCGTGAGCGTCATCGGCCACCTCGCCGCGGACCGGCTGCGGGACATGGCCGACGCCTACGAGGGCGGCGACGTGGCCAGGGCGAGGGAGATCCACGAGTCGCTGCTGCCGCTGCTGCGACCGTTCCGCCGGGTTCCCGGCGTCACTTATACGAAGGCTGCGCTGCGCCTGCGCGGACTGGACGTGGGCGACCCGCGTCTGCCGCTCGTGCCGGCCGCCGCAGAAGACATCGAGGCCATCGCGGCCGAACTGGGAGTCAACGCGTGACCCAATCGACCGAACTGCCGCCCGCACTGCCGGAAGGCGGCCTCCGCGTCGTCGCTCTCGGCGGAATTGGCGAGATCGGCCGCAACATGACCGTCTTCGAGCACGCCGGCCGGCTGCTCGTGGTCGACTGCGGCGTTCTGTTCCCCGAGGACGACCAGCCGGGCGTGGACCTGATCCTGCCCGACTTCCGCGCCATCGAAGATCGTCTCGACGACATCGATGCGATCGTCCTGACGCACGGCCACGAGGACCACATCGGTGCCGTGCCGTTCCTGCTGAAGCTGCGCCCCGACGTGCCCGTGGTCGGATCCCGCTTCACGCTGGCGCTGCTCGCCGCCAAGTGCAAGGAGCACCGCCAGAACCCCCGGCTGGTCGAGGTGAAGGAAGGCGAACGCCGCTCGTACGGGCCGTTCGAGCTGGAGTTCTTCGCCGTCAACCACTCGATCCCGGACGCGCTGGCCGTCGCCATCCGCACCGCCGCGGGCCTGGTGCTGCACACCGGCGACATCAAGCTCGACCAGCTGCCGCTCGACGGCCGCCTCACCGACCTGGCCGGTTTCTCCCGGCTCGGCGACGAGGGCGTGGACCTGTTCCTCGTCGACTCGACCAACGCCGAGGTGCCCGGCTTCGTGGTGCCCGAGCGAGAGATCGGCCCGGTGCTGGAGAACGTGATCCGCAAGGCCGACCAGCGGGTCATCGTCGCCTGCTTCGCCTCGCACGTGCACCGCGTCCAGCAGGTCCTCGACGTGGCCGTGCAGTACAAGCGCAAGGTCGCGTTCGTGGGCCGCTCGATGGTCCGCAACATGGGCATCGCGTCCGAGCTGGGCTTCCTGAAGGTGCCGGACGGGTTGTTCGTCGACCTCGACGTCGCGATGCGGATGGACGAGAACGAGGTCCTGTTCGTGTCGACGGGGTCGCAGGGCGAGCCGCTGTCGGCGTTGTCGCGCATGGCCCGAGGCGAGCACCGGCAGATCTCGATCCGCGAGGGCGACACGGTGATCCTCGCGTCGTCGCTGATCCCCGGCAACGAGAACGCGGTCTTCAACGTCGTCAATGGCCTGGCGAAGCTCGGCGCGACCGTCGTGCACCAGGGCAACGCCAAGGTCCACGTCTCCGGCCACTCGCCGGCCGGTGAGCTGCTGTTCCTCTACAACGCCGTGCGTCCGTCGAACGTGATGCCGGTGCACGGCGAGTGGCGGCACCTGCGCGCGAACGCGGCGCTGGCCGTGGCGACCGGTGTCGCCGAGGACCACGTCGTGATCGCCGAGGACGGTGTCGTCGTGGACCTCATCGACGGCAAGGCCGCTGTGTCCGGCCGTGTCGTCGTGGGTCACGTGTACGTCGACGGCCTGTCCGTGGGCGACGTCGGCGAGTCGACGCTGTCCGACCGCCTGGTGCTGGGCGAGGGCGGGTTCATCTCGATCTCGGTCGCCATCGACACCGCGACCGGCCGCCCGGTGACGGCGCCGACGATCTCCGGACGCGGCTTCTCCGACGACCCCAAGGCACTCGACCAGGTCGTGCCGCTGGTGGAGATGGAGCTGGCGCGCACCGAGGCCGAGGGCATCACCGACACGCACCGGGTCGCCCAGGCCGTGCGCCGCGTCGTCGGCCGCTGGGTCGCGGAGACCTACCGGCGCCGGCCGATGATCGTGCCGACGGTCATCCCCGTCTGATCCGCTGACCGGGTCGTTCGTGACCCCACTGTGATCTGCGTCCCTCTCGTCCGCTAAGGTCTGATCCCAAGACCTTGGACGAGGGGGACGCCCATGGCCGACAGTCCTGTGTTCAACCCACCCGGCAAAGCCGACATCTACCTGCCGCCGATCTTCACCTGGCGGGACCCGTTCGGACTGCCGTACACCCTCGAGATCACCAAGCCGATGGTCCTGCTGGTGCTCTCGGTCATGATCATCATGGTGTTCTTCCTGGCCACCACGAAGAACCTCAAGCTCGTGCCGTCGCGCTGGCAGTTCGCCGCCGAGTCCGTCTACGACTTCGGGCGCAACAACATCGCCCGGGAGCAGATCGGCGCGAAGGAGTTCGCGCCGTACGTGCCGCTGATCGTCAGCATCTTCTGCTTCGTGCTGGTGAACAACCTCTACGGGCTGGTGCCGCTGGTCCAGTTCCCGACCATGACCCACTTCGGGTTCCCGGTGGCGGTGGCGTTGCTCATCGTCTTCCCGCTCTACCACTTCGTGGGCATCAGGAAGTTCGGGCTGCGCGGCTACCTGCGCAACCAGTTCGTCATCCCGGGCGTGCCGAAGCCGGTGCTGTGGGGCCTGCTGATCCCGACCGAGGTCATCCTCAAGTTCTTCTTCGACCCGGTGAACCTCGCGATCCGGGTGTTCGCGGCGATGTTCGCGGGCCACCTGCTGCTGCTCGTGTTCACGCTCGGCGGCGAGTTCCTGTTGCTGCAGAGCAACATCTGGCTCAAGCCGGTGTCGGTGCTCGGGTTCGGGATCGCCATCGCGATCTTCTTCCTGGAGGCGTTGATCCAGGTGCTGCAGGCCTACATCTTCGCGACGCTGTCAGCGCACTACATCGGCCGCGCGCTCGCCGAGCACCACTGAGCGTCAGGGGCGCTGGCACACCAGGTGCAGCGACTCCTCGGGCATGGCGCCGGGGTAGGACGGGGTGAACACCGGCCGGCTCCGGCGCACGACGCGCAGGCCGACGTTGCCGAGGTGCTCCTCGAACTTCTCCTCGGAGAACGAGGACACCTCGA from Lentzea guizhouensis harbors:
- a CDS encoding winged helix-turn-helix domain-containing protein, translated to MSADVARRIALGAQGFTDVRPAVATRRHLQRVLSRVQLLQIDSVNVAVRAHYMPLFSRLGAYESVLLDDAAWTHSSRKPRMLVETWAHEASLVPVADWPLFHSGAKKRGWWQNYQTLVERSPQLVDEVLAAVKELGPIGAGALEKALMGERGRAKGPWWDWSEVKRICEVLFGVGVLTTGTRRGFERLYDLTERVIPADVLAQRWTPDEGARELVTRAAVALGVATEPDLRDYYRLDPRRSQAAVASLAQDGVLEPVSVDGWRGPAYRHVDAKAPRRVTGRALLCPFDPLIWERARTERIFGFRYRIEIYVPEPRRVHGYYVFPFLLDGELVARVDIKADRAAGVLRVQSAFAEAGVDRPRVAVELAAELAHMAEWLGLEDVLVVPKGDLAGELAAAHASGGG
- a CDS encoding aldo/keto reductase; this encodes MQKRQLGNTGPVVSAIGLGCMGMSNAYGPADRDESIATIHAAMDAEVTLLDTGDFYGQGHNELLIREAIKGRRDEVQLSVKFGGMRDRAGAFIGFDTRPAAVANFLAYSLERLGTDYVDVYRPARLDPSVPIEETVGAIAEQVEKGWVRHIGLSEVGAETLRRAHAVHPIVDLQIEYGLLSRGIEAEILPTAQELGVGITAYGVLSRGLISATPAREFPADDYRSHTPRFQGDNLAHNLGLVETLNGIAASKGVTVAQLAIAWAGRVENVVPLVGTTKRARLSEAIGALDVEFTEQELREIDAVVPVGAAAGTRYAAEQMAMLDSER
- a CDS encoding TetR family transcriptional regulator, with protein sequence MAEVLTGEAILVATEEVLRRYGPAKATVVDVAKALGVSHGSVYRHFPTKAALREAVTRRWLDVVHAEFEAIVEQEGTAAERLRVWLQALFDKKRRSHLEEPELFENFQVLVKESASIPEYHVRHMVGILTRIIRAGVETQEFVTDDVDVTAQAVWDATDKFHHPSHAREWGNPHIQAEFDAVVSLVVAGLRYNRSPSATGDA
- a CDS encoding DUF4097 family beta strand repeat-containing protein, which produces MTEPSSEPSGVVRHQSFEFAGVAEIDISLLSGRVQVQLVNEPGVHVEVRHDPAAGNTWTEGLSSVLSWVSGQFGPDKGGAAPAGPEDAVREARVELLGNRLRIESSKALPLRAVPLSVVVTAPAGSHVQSKTGAADVSVTGEAGRVDLNTGTGNVNVDRATGEAKVNSGSGTVRLGTMLARLKAKTGSGDVEVSSVGDNAVLITGTGDVWLGAVQGDVMVRTGSGDLTVADAAAGEIQLGTGSGNIRVGIRSGTLAKIDLVSTSGGARSDLDVSDVPLGDAALTITGRTGSGSALVTAATS
- a CDS encoding toxin-antitoxin system HicB family antitoxin — its product is MDLSPYIASLREDLATAASAGDENTRRTAAALSAALEPAARLAIMNALSDLAAEVTASLEGQVVEVRLAGRDVQVVVTGSAPEQESGPQQDAPPSWGTGDATGDISRITLRMINELKAKAEQAAAAQGVSLNSFIQQAVGGAVHGKHREHWKQQHKGWSGSSGAQAGSRVRGWVQG
- the thyX gene encoding FAD-dependent thymidylate synthase; this encodes MPRVRLVAKTEFIPPDDVPWSTDADGGAALVEFAGRACYQSWDRSNPMTNTNATFLHHLLDVGHLAAFEHGSASLYLTELPRSLTHELIRHRHFSYSQLSQRTDPTDVVEPSLIAEDPELHARFVAATEASLKAYEDLVASLEQRVNGRRARQIARSVLPNATGTEIVVTGNYRSWRHFIAMRATEHINVELRELAVACLRELTKAAPNAFADFVISTLPDGTEVASSPLVVEG
- a CDS encoding ACT domain-containing protein gives rise to the protein MKRLIVDVRPGEYTVTRLASDAQLPAGLLDLTDVLVSVTRTPAEVSVIAPSSFAVPADTAETGWRLLTVRGPLEFTLTGIMAALAGELAAAGVSLFALSTYDTDHLLVKHTDLERAVAALRAAGHELVVAPEA
- a CDS encoding serine/threonine-protein kinase, which gives rise to MHGQAVEPRIIAGRYALMAELGRGGMGIVWRAQDRHIGRFVAIKELHLPDGIAHEERRVLEERALREARTAGKLNDPGIVTVYDAINENGTTYIIMELVEAATLSTLISAHGPMPPNQVVSIALQALTALETAHQAKIVHRDVKPGNLMVRPDGKLKLTDFGIAQAVDDPRLTTSGSLIGSPAYMAPERIHGHEAGPASDLWALGATLCYAVEGWSPFERSSTASTLHAIMSETPRLTRATGVLSAVITGLLIADPNARLSGPQARAMLSSIGNQPTPPTGIPPAATQQYQQNTVAVDPAKKKRTRIIALVAAAAIAVAAFVGGIYAHSWFTSPTGGSTSAMTYGEGGEVPVFALYENYCGVGEVAPTKQLDSDAREECDKPHDFEVFDAIDLLPPSSNLPDAAYPGVETLKNVGVPRCQLMLDSQWIKDGSKLKMSVLVPSQSAWEKDKSGSAQRKIFCVAGNKDGSKLDGTISAKKDN
- a CDS encoding TIGR03085 family metal-binding protein, which translates into the protein MGLARSERKALVELMTELGPEAPTLCSPWLTRDLAAHLAIRERRPDTAPGILVPAFAKWTEKVQDDYAHKAWSELLDLVRTPPFWIQPVDELINAGEYFVHHEDVRRAQPDWEPRPYDASRERTLWKLLPITARMTYRSSPVGVTLVRPDGDHVVAKQGANGVVITGEVTELVMLAFGRDQVRVEYSGDPDAVARVRSLNRSV
- the dapA gene encoding 4-hydroxy-tetrahydrodipicolinate synthase, translated to MSGSPYAAPNRPFGRVLTAMVTPFDARGEVDLAKAQELAKHLVDLGNDGLVVNGTTGESPTTTDREKAALITAVVEAVGDRASVVAGAGTYDTAHSIHLVQQAEKAGAHGALVVTPYYSRPPQEGLLAHFTAVADASDLPVMLYDIPPRAVVPIEVDTILRLAEHPRILAVKDAKGDLHAGSRVLANTDLAYYSGDDPLNLPWLAVGAVGFVSVIGHLAADRLRDMADAYEGGDVARAREIHESLLPLLRPFRRVPGVTYTKAALRLRGLDVGDPRLPLVPAAAEDIEAIAAELGVNA